A single region of the Meriones unguiculatus strain TT.TT164.6M chromosome X unlocalized genomic scaffold, Bangor_MerUng_6.1 ChrX_unordered_Scaffold_165, whole genome shotgun sequence genome encodes:
- the LOC132651448 gene encoding PWWP domain-containing DNA repair factor 4-like, whose translation MNSAEYVLCGWKGQLWPARVLSRPRTSAHCKRRGAPFLEVQILPMGEKTRVRSTKARPLSKSEIVSLASMAGKESQGNGSPKQTRAYRRALKVALDILGEGGCLQGGRTGGQRTSTRTSPQKVPKEQANSKPRPRFRLRVRLCFQKHNQKGQELSQRSPGKQHRQGPVLPVGSQKVPTVRGGKAQAHTTVGPPHFEMKQNVLRGIRVRPCHTTLEGNSGRNACMKKLNTSKPKSLTASASRQSVRAKKEQQAASGPLRCIWSSPKALKQQARFADLHTRATGGQRKNAFHESKEDHGPGTLKPAANSASAACMPPILRLRRSLRIANRKRKIHVLCPHCRVPELEPCAHSKVTKTRFKRRRSTIQKARQAAKVASAQLQNTIERGMLVWFKFQDLPFWPAVVKSVSQNDKMARVLLMEANMQFEHKGVRAPLHKLKHLDCGEKISLIRRASRVYSQGISWCLTVIDHYREGLACGAYLGSFMGYYTAQVSYPLRRAIQEGHLHIDFPKVSYVDLEDWEEENAPGGKGPRKKVLPDRMRAAWDRANQKLVDFIVKRKGADQHLREIVQGRKPSRWVDNLWKSRGEDFCIETYLEDDDQLHLVARHLQEICKEADEALLSLTRGDKVQFTMDVLLPEAIICSIAALYELSYKEAEEKYLHGPPVHYREKELFEKNLLKAARKRSAVRIGAARAPHAPIP comes from the coding sequence ATGAACTCTGCAGAGTATGTGCTGTGTGGCTGGAAGGGTCAGCTGTGGCCTGCAAGGGTGTTGTCCAGACCCAGGACATCAGCCCATTGTAAGAGGAGAGGGGCACCTTTCCTGGAGGTGCAAATCTTGCCTATGGGGGAGAAGACAAGAGTGAGGAGCACCAAAGCAAGGCCACTATCCAAGTCTGAAATTGTGAGCCTTGCCTCCATGGCAGGGAAGGAGTCACAGGGCAATGGCTCACCAAAGCAGACCAGAGCATACAGAAGAGCCCTCAAGGTGGCTCTCGATatcctgggggagggaggctgtttgCAAGGTGGAAGGACAGGTGGCCAAAGaaccagcacaagaacaagtcCTCAAAAGGTtccaaaagagcaggccaactccAAACCACGTCCTCGCTTTCGCCTGCGCGTGCGTCTGTGCTTCCAAAAGCACAACCAGAAAGGCCAAGAGCTCTCCCAGAGGAGTCCTGGAAAGCAGCACCGTCAGGGTCCTGTGTTGCCAGTGGGCTCACAGAAAGTGCCCACAGTGCGAGGTGGAAAAGCCCAGGCACACACCACTGTTGGGCCTCCACACTTTGAGATGAAACAGAATGTCCTAAGAGGCATCAGAGTACGGCCATGTCACACAACACTGGAAGGAAATTCTGGTCGTAATGCATGCATGAAAAAGCTAAACACATCCAAACCCAAGTCTttgactgcctcagcctccaggcagAGTGTACGGGCTAAGAAAGAGCAGCAGGCTGCTTCTGGGCCACTGAGGTGCATCTGGTCTTCGCCCAAAGCCCTCAAGCAACAAGCACGTTTTGCTGACCTACACACCAGGGCTACTGGAGGCCAAAGGAAGAATGCCTTCCATGAGAGCAAGGAGGACCACGGCCCGGGCACCCTGAAGCCAGCTGCAAACTCGGCCTCAGCAGCTTGCATGCCTCCAATCCTGAGGCTGCGAAGATCCCTCCGCATTGCtaacaggaaaaggaagatcCACGTGCTGTGTCCACATTGCAGGGTGCCAGAACTGGAACCGTGTGCTCACTCAAAGGTGACGAAGACCAGGTTCAAGAGGAGGCGTTCCACCATTCAAAAAGCACGCCAAGCTGCCAAGGTGGCTTCTGCCCAGCTACAGAATACCATTGAACGAGGAATGCTGGTCTGGTTCAAATTTCAGGACCTTCCATTCTGGCCAGCGGTGGTAAAAAGTGTCAGCCAAAATGACAAGATGGCGAGGGTGTTGTTGATGGAAGCTAACATGCAGTTTGAGCACAAGGGTGTCCGTGCCCCTCTACACAAGTTGAAACATCTGGACTGTGGAGAAAAAATATCACTCATAAGAAGAGCCAGCAGAGTGTACAGCCAGGGCATCAGCTGGTGCCTCACAGTGATCGACCACTACAGAGAGGGCCTGGCCTGTGGCGCCTACCTGGGCTCCTTTATGGGCTATTACACTGCCCAAGTCAGTTACCCGCTAAGGAGGGCCATCCAGGAAGGACACCTGCACATTGATTTCCCTAAGGTGAGCTATGTGGACCTGGAAGATTGGGAGGAGGAGAATGCCCCAGGTGGGAAAGGCCCCCGCAAGAAAGTTCTGCCTGACCGTATGAGGGCTGCTTGGGACAGAGCCAACCAGAAGCTCGTGGACTTCATAGTGAAGAGAAAGGGGGCCGACCAGCACCTGCGGGAGATTGTGCAGGGCAGAAAACCGTCCAGGTGGGTGGACAATCTTTGGAAATCAAGGGGGGAAGACTTCTGTATTGAGACCTACCTGGAGGATGACGACCAGTTGCATCTTGTGGCCAGGCATTTGCAAGAAATATGCAAGGAAGCAGATGAGGCTCTGCTCTCCCTGACTAGAGGAGATAAAGTGCAGTTTACCATGGACGTTCTTCTTCCAGAAGCAATCATCTGCTCCATCGCTGCCCTCTATGAGCTCAGCTacaaggaggcagaagagaagtacCTGCATGGCCCACCAGTGCACTACCGTGAGAAAGAGCTCTTTGAAAAGAACCTCTTAAAGGCAGCCCGGAAGAGGTCAGCAGTCAGAATTGGGGCTGCCAGGGCCCCTCATGCACCCATTCCTTAG